Proteins co-encoded in one Arachis hypogaea cultivar Tifrunner chromosome 13, arahy.Tifrunner.gnm2.J5K5, whole genome shotgun sequence genomic window:
- the LOC112735205 gene encoding uncharacterized protein translates to MASAVKNFNPDLKGAGMERKLQLEELECLRLEAYENAQFYKEKAKAFHDQNIRRKNFKMGDEVLVYNSRLRLMPGKLRSRWDGPFRVVDVKPYGVVEVIHPTKGVKFKVNGHRVKLYHTQPKNAKELEIFLLGEVPK, encoded by the coding sequence atgGCATCAGCGGTGAAGAATTTCAATCCGGACTTAAAGGGGGCGGGAATGGAACGTAAGCTTCAATTGGAGGAATTAGAATGCCTTAGGTTGGAAGCATATGAGAACGCTCAATTctacaaggaaaaagctaaggCATTCCATGACCAGAATATCAGGAGGAAGAACTTCAAGATGGGTGATGAAGTGCTTGTGTATAATTCAAGATTGCGATTGATGCCTGGAaaattgagatcaagatgggacggGCCGTTTAGAGTAGTGGATGTCAAACCTTATGGGGTGGTGGAGGTGATCCACCCTACCAAGGGAGTGAAGTTCAAAGTTAATGGTCATAGGGTGAAGCTTTATCACACTCAACCCAAAAATGCCAAGGAGTTGGAGATTTTCCTCCTTGGTGAAGTTCCCAAGTGA